The Streptomyces sp. NBC_00286 nucleotide sequence CATGGCGGTGCACACCGCGCGCCACACGTCCTTTGCCTCCCAGCCCGCGTCCAGCGCCTGGTGGACGGTGCGTCCGCCGAGTTCCGACATGACGTGATCGCGCGCGAAGGTGTCGGCGTATCCCTTGCCGAAGTGTTCCGCCATCCGCTGCCAGAAGACCGTCAACCGCATGACTCCAGTATCCCGCCCCTGAGGGTGGGTCCGAGCCGGGACCGCTTGTCGAGAACGCTTTCCGCCCTACGGTCGGGCCATGGCCGAAACTGGAGCATCCCCACTCCCCCCGAAGCGCCCGGCGCACTCCCTGCTCACCCGCGCCGAGCACTTCGTCTGGCTGACCGCGCGCGTGCTGGAGCAGCGGCGTTTCGCGTACCAC carries:
- a CDS encoding DUF3046 domain-containing protein; amino-acid sequence: MRLTVFWQRMAEHFGKGYADTFARDHVMSELGGRTVHQALDAGWEAKDVWRAVCTAMNVPHERR